One Bombyx mori chromosome 28, ASM3026992v2 DNA segment encodes these proteins:
- the LOC101744496 gene encoding uridine phosphorylase 1 isoform X1, which translates to MFDDRISVDLPKTNKMHTIYIQGNKMKCNCDYVLHCNTLEPHYDNCATVWETSHPGKEYPKNEDGTIRLPNKNLDKLESDVLYHLGLDTKNYDLPALFGDVKFVCIGGTKHRMREFAEFVSFNVFHGKNMKLVNLTKHSHRYATYKVGPVLSVSHGIGIPSMTTALQEIIKLLHYAKAVDPIVFRIGTSGGLGIPPGSVVVSSWGLNGYLEKSYDIPVMGRSLKLPAILDKRLSQEIYSMASEEDEFQTYLGGTMGADDFYRGQARLDGPFCDHTEEDKLEFLEKLSEMGVRNIEMEAPAFAALTKEAGIRGAIVCVTLINRLEGDQVSTEKGTLLQWQKRPMAIVAKFISKYLDSMNGWK; encoded by the exons atgtttgatgacaggatctctgttgatttacctaaaacaaataagatGCACACAATTTATATACAGGG TAATAAAATGAAGTGTAATTGTGATTACGTTCTTCATTGCAACACTTTGGAGCCGCATTACGACAACTGTGCTACCGTATGGGAGACATCGCACCCAGGAAAGGAATACCCGAA AAACGAAGATGGTACCATCCGCTTGCCAAATAAGAACTTGGATAAGTTGGAATCCGATGTATTGTATCATTTGGGCTTGGATACGAAAAATTACGATCTGCCCGCTTTGTTCGGTGATGTCAAG TTCGTATGTATAGGCGGCACAAAGCATAGAATGAGAGAATTCGCGgaatttgtttcatttaatGTTTTCCATGGAAAAAACATGAAATTGGTTAACCTTACGAAGCATTCGCATCGTTACGCGACTTACAAAGTTGGACCAGTCCTAAGTGTCAGT CACGGGATCGGTATACCGTCGATGACAACGGCCCTACAAGAGATCATTAAGCTGCTGCATTACGCCAAGGCTGTCGACCCTATAGTGTTCAGAATTGGCACGTCGGGGGGGCTCGGTATACCACCAGGTTCCGTCGTTGTATCGAGCTGGGGCCTCAACGGATATTTGGAGAAGAGTTACGATATT CCGGTTATGGGTCGATCATTAAAGCTACCCGCTATTTTAGATAAAAGATTGAGTCAGGAAATATATTCTATGGCATCTGAGGAGGATGAGTTTCAAACATATCTCGGAGGCACGATGGGCGCCGATGATTTTTACAGAG GTCAAGCCCGTTTGGATGGACCTTTCTGTGATCACACAGAAGAGGACAAGCTGGAATTCCTTGAGAAATTATCAGAAATGGGTGTGAGGAATATAGAGATGGAGGCGCCCGCTTTTGCGGCGTTAACAAAAGAAGCCGGCATACGAGGGGCGATCGTTTGTGTTACTCTAATAAACAGACTTGAAGGAGATCAG GTAAGCACCGAGAAGGGTACTTTGTTGCAGTGGCAGAAGAGACCAATGGCTATTGTGGCCAAATTTATATCTAAATACTTAGATAGTATGAACGGATGGAAATAG
- the LOC134198688 gene encoding uncharacterized protein LOC134198688 isoform X1: protein MYMMPRSSRSRLQLSEEQKKKRRREQKKLSMRRARSKLDSVALEERRKKDRERYHRKKEEGLIKTIKDLKPRDQRQLRKMWREKAKLRREKEKIKRTTEQMLHENTPPSSPQPSSSSSSFSRIRSGKAVAARNKRRLKAKNEYLINRLIVLERKLAKYRMRLHRIKKGQKRGNTVLVKRIIHDFFIDDEHSRLTAGKKETITRRKVKKQIRLLNDTILNLHKIFNNKTGLNISYETFRRHRPFWVIFPKTTSRNTCLCRQHANNDYIASALHQAKIISFSNATDVARSLCCDNILRVSCLERTCTLCFEKTLVYTVINGNDTIIYQKWVTKKVPQIIKGNEKLCQKALKECVRTSHQLLVNKFNISLSTFMQHLANIMNQYKAIRYIKQNLSPSQSLLHIDFSENYSCKYGSEVQSAHFGGSKSQLSLHTCVYYSVDSQPPTNLIKTTSICTVSENLRHDPVLICAHLKPVIEKIKLITPDLTELHILSDGPATQYRNKTMFHMLANYVSKISNVETIVWHFSEAGHGKGAPDGVGGCVKRTCDKAVANGQDISDIDSFVDCLKGTCRAIL, encoded by the coding sequence GTACATGATGCCACGTTCAAGTAGATCTAGGTTACAACTGAGTGaagaacaaaagaaaaaacgtaGGCGTGagcaaaaaaaactaagtaTGCGTAGAGCTAGATCAAAGTTAGATTCTGTTGCTCTTGAAGAAAGACGCAAAAAGGACCGAGAAAGGTATCATCGTAAAAAAGAAGAGGGGCTGATTAAGACCATTAAAGACTTGAAACCCCGAGACCAGCGACAATTACGGAAAATGTGGCGAGAGAAAGCAAAACTTAGACGTGagaaagagaaaataaaaagaacgaCTGAGCAAATGTTACACGAAAATACACCCCCTTCAAGTCCACAACCATCATCTTCAAGTTCATCTTTTTCACGAATTCGGTCAGGAAAAGCAGTAGCTGCACGGAATAAACGAAGATTGAAggctaaaaatgaatatttaataaatagattaattGTTTTAGAACGAAAGCTAGCTAAATACAGAATGCGTCTACACAGAATTAAAAAAGGACAGAAACGAGGTAACACTGTACTAGTCAAACGAATAATACATGACTTTTTTATTGACGATGAGCATAGCAGACTCACAGCAGGCAAAAAAGAGACTATCACACGACGTAAAGTAAAAAAGCAAATACGTCTGTTGAATGACACAATTCTCAATCTACACAAGATATTTAACAATAAGACGGGTTTGAACATATCATATGAGACATTTCGTAGACATCGTCCTTTTTGGGTGATATTTCCTAAAACAACTTCTAGAAATACCTGTTTGTGTCGTCAACATGCCAATAACGATTACATTGCTAGCGCTCTACATCAAGCTAAGATAATATCATTTTCTAACGCCACTGATGTTGCCAGGTCGCTTTGCTGTGATAACATTCTGAGGGTTTCTTGTCTTGAACGAACATGTACCCTATGTTTTGAAAAAACTTTGGTTTATACGGTCATCAATGGGAATGACACGATTATTTACCAAAAATGGGTCACTAAGAAAGTGCCCCAAATAATTAAAGGCAATGAAAAATTATGTCAAAAAGCACTCAAAGAATGCGTCAGAACTTCTCATCAATTActtgttaataaatttaatataagtttGTCGACATTTATGCAACATCTTGCAAATATAATGAACCAATACAAGGCTATTCGATATATTAAACAAAACTTATCGCCATCACAAAGTTTACTGCATATTGATTTTTCAGAAAATTATTCCTGCAAATATGGATCAGAAGTTCAGTCAGCCCACTTTGGTGGATCCAAATCACAACTCTCGTTACACACTTGCGTTTATTATTCTGTTGATTCTCAGCCACCAACAAACCTTATAAAAACAACATCCATTTGCACTGTCTCGGAGAACTTACGACACGATCCTGTACTCATTTGCGCCCACTTGAAACCcgtaattgaaaaaattaaattgattacaCCAGATTTGACAGAGCTGCATATATTAAGTGATGGACCTGCTACTCAATAtcgtaataaaacaatgttcCATATGTTAGCAAACTATGTGAGCAAAATTTCAAATGTAGAAACTATTGTGTGGCATTTCAGTGAGGCTGGCCATGGCAAAGGTGCTCCTGATGGCGTAGGTGGCTGTGTAAAACGCACATGTGACAAGGCTGTTGCAAATGGCCAAGACATATCAGATATTGACAGTTTTGTTGATTGCTTAAAAGGCACCTGCCGTGCGATTCTCTAA
- the LOC134198688 gene encoding uncharacterized protein LOC134198688 isoform X2, giving the protein MMPRSSRSRLQLSEEQKKKRRREQKKLSMRRARSKLDSVALEERRKKDRERYHRKKEEGLIKTIKDLKPRDQRQLRKMWREKAKLRREKEKIKRTTEQMLHENTPPSSPQPSSSSSSFSRIRSGKAVAARNKRRLKAKNEYLINRLIVLERKLAKYRMRLHRIKKGQKRGNTVLVKRIIHDFFIDDEHSRLTAGKKETITRRKVKKQIRLLNDTILNLHKIFNNKTGLNISYETFRRHRPFWVIFPKTTSRNTCLCRQHANNDYIASALHQAKIISFSNATDVARSLCCDNILRVSCLERTCTLCFEKTLVYTVINGNDTIIYQKWVTKKVPQIIKGNEKLCQKALKECVRTSHQLLVNKFNISLSTFMQHLANIMNQYKAIRYIKQNLSPSQSLLHIDFSENYSCKYGSEVQSAHFGGSKSQLSLHTCVYYSVDSQPPTNLIKTTSICTVSENLRHDPVLICAHLKPVIEKIKLITPDLTELHILSDGPATQYRNKTMFHMLANYVSKISNVETIVWHFSEAGHGKGAPDGVGGCVKRTCDKAVANGQDISDIDSFVDCLKGTCRAIL; this is encoded by the coding sequence ATGATGCCACGTTCAAGTAGATCTAGGTTACAACTGAGTGaagaacaaaagaaaaaacgtaGGCGTGagcaaaaaaaactaagtaTGCGTAGAGCTAGATCAAAGTTAGATTCTGTTGCTCTTGAAGAAAGACGCAAAAAGGACCGAGAAAGGTATCATCGTAAAAAAGAAGAGGGGCTGATTAAGACCATTAAAGACTTGAAACCCCGAGACCAGCGACAATTACGGAAAATGTGGCGAGAGAAAGCAAAACTTAGACGTGagaaagagaaaataaaaagaacgaCTGAGCAAATGTTACACGAAAATACACCCCCTTCAAGTCCACAACCATCATCTTCAAGTTCATCTTTTTCACGAATTCGGTCAGGAAAAGCAGTAGCTGCACGGAATAAACGAAGATTGAAggctaaaaatgaatatttaataaatagattaattGTTTTAGAACGAAAGCTAGCTAAATACAGAATGCGTCTACACAGAATTAAAAAAGGACAGAAACGAGGTAACACTGTACTAGTCAAACGAATAATACATGACTTTTTTATTGACGATGAGCATAGCAGACTCACAGCAGGCAAAAAAGAGACTATCACACGACGTAAAGTAAAAAAGCAAATACGTCTGTTGAATGACACAATTCTCAATCTACACAAGATATTTAACAATAAGACGGGTTTGAACATATCATATGAGACATTTCGTAGACATCGTCCTTTTTGGGTGATATTTCCTAAAACAACTTCTAGAAATACCTGTTTGTGTCGTCAACATGCCAATAACGATTACATTGCTAGCGCTCTACATCAAGCTAAGATAATATCATTTTCTAACGCCACTGATGTTGCCAGGTCGCTTTGCTGTGATAACATTCTGAGGGTTTCTTGTCTTGAACGAACATGTACCCTATGTTTTGAAAAAACTTTGGTTTATACGGTCATCAATGGGAATGACACGATTATTTACCAAAAATGGGTCACTAAGAAAGTGCCCCAAATAATTAAAGGCAATGAAAAATTATGTCAAAAAGCACTCAAAGAATGCGTCAGAACTTCTCATCAATTActtgttaataaatttaatataagtttGTCGACATTTATGCAACATCTTGCAAATATAATGAACCAATACAAGGCTATTCGATATATTAAACAAAACTTATCGCCATCACAAAGTTTACTGCATATTGATTTTTCAGAAAATTATTCCTGCAAATATGGATCAGAAGTTCAGTCAGCCCACTTTGGTGGATCCAAATCACAACTCTCGTTACACACTTGCGTTTATTATTCTGTTGATTCTCAGCCACCAACAAACCTTATAAAAACAACATCCATTTGCACTGTCTCGGAGAACTTACGACACGATCCTGTACTCATTTGCGCCCACTTGAAACCcgtaattgaaaaaattaaattgattacaCCAGATTTGACAGAGCTGCATATATTAAGTGATGGACCTGCTACTCAATAtcgtaataaaacaatgttcCATATGTTAGCAAACTATGTGAGCAAAATTTCAAATGTAGAAACTATTGTGTGGCATTTCAGTGAGGCTGGCCATGGCAAAGGTGCTCCTGATGGCGTAGGTGGCTGTGTAAAACGCACATGTGACAAGGCTGTTGCAAATGGCCAAGACATATCAGATATTGACAGTTTTGTTGATTGCTTAAAAGGCACCTGCCGTGCGATTCTCTAA
- the LOC101744496 gene encoding uridine phosphorylase 1 isoform X2 — MKCNCDYVLHCNTLEPHYDNCATVWETSHPGKEYPKNEDGTIRLPNKNLDKLESDVLYHLGLDTKNYDLPALFGDVKFVCIGGTKHRMREFAEFVSFNVFHGKNMKLVNLTKHSHRYATYKVGPVLSVSHGIGIPSMTTALQEIIKLLHYAKAVDPIVFRIGTSGGLGIPPGSVVVSSWGLNGYLEKSYDIPVMGRSLKLPAILDKRLSQEIYSMASEEDEFQTYLGGTMGADDFYRGQARLDGPFCDHTEEDKLEFLEKLSEMGVRNIEMEAPAFAALTKEAGIRGAIVCVTLINRLEGDQVSTEKGTLLQWQKRPMAIVAKFISKYLDSMNGWK, encoded by the exons ATGAAGTGTAATTGTGATTACGTTCTTCATTGCAACACTTTGGAGCCGCATTACGACAACTGTGCTACCGTATGGGAGACATCGCACCCAGGAAAGGAATACCCGAA AAACGAAGATGGTACCATCCGCTTGCCAAATAAGAACTTGGATAAGTTGGAATCCGATGTATTGTATCATTTGGGCTTGGATACGAAAAATTACGATCTGCCCGCTTTGTTCGGTGATGTCAAG TTCGTATGTATAGGCGGCACAAAGCATAGAATGAGAGAATTCGCGgaatttgtttcatttaatGTTTTCCATGGAAAAAACATGAAATTGGTTAACCTTACGAAGCATTCGCATCGTTACGCGACTTACAAAGTTGGACCAGTCCTAAGTGTCAGT CACGGGATCGGTATACCGTCGATGACAACGGCCCTACAAGAGATCATTAAGCTGCTGCATTACGCCAAGGCTGTCGACCCTATAGTGTTCAGAATTGGCACGTCGGGGGGGCTCGGTATACCACCAGGTTCCGTCGTTGTATCGAGCTGGGGCCTCAACGGATATTTGGAGAAGAGTTACGATATT CCGGTTATGGGTCGATCATTAAAGCTACCCGCTATTTTAGATAAAAGATTGAGTCAGGAAATATATTCTATGGCATCTGAGGAGGATGAGTTTCAAACATATCTCGGAGGCACGATGGGCGCCGATGATTTTTACAGAG GTCAAGCCCGTTTGGATGGACCTTTCTGTGATCACACAGAAGAGGACAAGCTGGAATTCCTTGAGAAATTATCAGAAATGGGTGTGAGGAATATAGAGATGGAGGCGCCCGCTTTTGCGGCGTTAACAAAAGAAGCCGGCATACGAGGGGCGATCGTTTGTGTTACTCTAATAAACAGACTTGAAGGAGATCAG GTAAGCACCGAGAAGGGTACTTTGTTGCAGTGGCAGAAGAGACCAATGGCTATTGTGGCCAAATTTATATCTAAATACTTAGATAGTATGAACGGATGGAAATAG